One window of the Eucalyptus grandis isolate ANBG69807.140 chromosome 8, ASM1654582v1, whole genome shotgun sequence genome contains the following:
- the LOC104444251 gene encoding isoflavone reductase homolog, with protein sequence MAKSKVLVVGGTGYVGRRLVRASLDQGHPTYVLQRPETGLDIEKLQTLLRFKRRGAQLVEASFSDLRSLVDAVRRVDVVVCAMSGVHFRSHNILMQLKLVEAIKEAGNVKRFLPSEFGMDPALMGHAIEPGRVTFDEKMEVRKAIEEAKIPFTYISANCFAGYFVGNLSQMSSLTPPKDTVYLYGDGNVKAVFLDEDDITTYAIKTIDDPRTLNKTVYLRPPENILSQRQLVETWEKLSGKTLEKRSISAEDFLASMKGLDYAQQVGVGHFYHIFYEGCLTNFEIGEDAEEASQLYPEVQYTRMNEYLKIFA encoded by the exons ATGGCGAAGAGCAAGGTCCTCGTCGTTGGCGGCACTGGCTACGTCGGGCGGAGGCTCGTGCGGGCGAGCCTGGACCAGGGCCACCCCACGTACGTCCTCCAGCGTCCGGAGACCGGCCTCGACATTGAGAAGCTCCAGACGCTACTGCGCTTCAAGAGGCGTGGCGCCCAACTCGTCGAGGCCTCGTTCTCAGACCTGAGGAGCCTCGTCGACGCTGTGAGGCGGGTCGATGTCGTCGTCTGTGCCATGTCGGGGGTCCACTTCCGGAGCCACAACATCCTGATGCAGCTCAAGCTCGTGGAGGCCATCAAAGAAGCTGGAAATGTCAAG CGGTTTTTGCCGTCAGAGTTCGGAATGGACCCGGCCCTCATGGGTCATGCAATTGAGCCGGGAAGGGTCACGTTCGATGAGAAAATGGAGGTGAGAAAAGCAATCGAGGAAGCCAAGATCCCCTTCACATACATCTCGGCCAACTGCTTTGCCGGTTATTTTGTGGGCAATCTCTCCCAAATGTCGAGTCTCACTCCTCCAAAAGACACTGTATATCTCTATGGAGATGGCAACGTCAAAG CTGTTTTTCTCGATGAAGATGATATCACAACATATGCAATTAAAACGATCGATGATCCGAGAACGCTGAACAAGACAGTCTACCTAAGGCCACCAGAGAACATTCTGTCCCAAAGACAACTGGTGGAGACGTGGGAGAAGCTCAGTGGAAAGACCCTGGAGAAGAGAAGCATTTCTGCAGAAGACTTCCTTGCCTCCATGAAAG GATTGGATTATGCGCAGCAAGTGGGAGTGGGGCATTTCTACCACATATTCTATGAAGGCTGTTTGACAAACTTTGAAATTGGGGAAGATGCAGAAGAAGCTTCCCAGCTTTATCCTGAAGTTCAATACACCCGCATGAATGAATACCTGAAGATTTTTGCATGA